Proteins co-encoded in one Neoarius graeffei isolate fNeoGra1 chromosome 11, fNeoGra1.pri, whole genome shotgun sequence genomic window:
- the LOC132894250 gene encoding uncharacterized protein LOC132894250 isoform X1, which translates to MLPHPSRIDHVYLGQRSSLFIHHIGYQAAAHFTRGNFWSVINIFSQNGLAVGCSNRKSTKGLSFCRFPADQERRKKWIAAVKRVDWEPSEHSIVCPTFRVSSRGEKGGKSFYRLPKVVTNQGIAAQEKSERRRRQWLAAINRSNLGQLDCIRICSDHFVTGKKSNHPLSPDYVPSIFTHKKSSAKQKNTKALQKSEKRQNLKKRKRGSRKQVTAECAVLGLRDTDVTTPSECSTDSTELSPEVADLKDEGSAEALDENEALPFELECRILRKENRTLKEQLKKYSLCPESFSEDNDKVEQFTGLPTYGIMMATFQFIRPYLNLNRKFSPFRQFLLTCMHLRLNLNLQFLAYLFSISLETASRVFSNTCDVMFCRLVPVLVIWPDREHLRQSLPVSFQQNFEKCCCIIDCFEIFQEKPSDVETPRKTCSQNKSHNSSKYLIGIAPQGAVCFVSQGWDGHCSDKHITEHCGFLDELLPGDLILADRGFDGGDAVGLPSANVNISAFTRGTSQMSALDVEGTRALASARIHVERVIGMVRQKYTILSNTVPISLVHSKDNGITSLDKIVHVCCALTNLSDPMILFE; encoded by the exons atgttACCACACCCTTCACGTATAGACCATGTGTACCTAGGTCAGAGGTCAAGTTTGTTTATCCACCATATTGGGTATCAAGCCGCAGCTCACTTCACACGTGGAAATTTTTGGAGCGTGATTAACATTTTCAGTCAGAATGGCTTGGCAGTAGGGTGCTCTAACAGAAAAAGCACGAAGGGTTTATCTTTTTGCCGGTTCCCCGCTGATCAAGAGCGGAGGAAGAAGTGGATTGCTGCCGTTAAACGTGTTGACTGGGAACCAAGCGAACACTCGATTGTGTGCCCAACATTTCGTGTCAG tagccggggggaaaagggtggcaaaagcttctacagactccctaaagtcgtgactaaccagggaattgcagcacaggagaaaagcgagcggaggagacgacagtggctggctgccatcaaccgatcaaatttaggacaactggactgtatccggatttgctctgatcactttgtgacag GGAAGAAAAGTAATCACCCCCTGTCACCTGATTATGTGCCGAGCATTTTCACACACAAAAAGtcgtctgcaaaacaaaaaaacacaaaagcATTGCAGAAGTCTGAAAAGCGACAAAACCTGAAGAAAAGGAAACGTGGAAGTAGAAAACAAGTTACAGCAGAATGTGCAGTGCTTGGCCTTCGAGACACTGACGTAACCACTCCTTCTGAATGCTCCACGGATTCCACTGAATTATCTCCTGAAGTTGCAGATCTCAAAGATGAAGGAAGTGCAGAAGCTTTAGATGAAAATGAAGCATTGCCTTTTGAGCTTGAATGCAGAATCCTGAGGAAGGAAAATCGTACTTTGAAGGAACAACTGAAAAAATACTCTCTCTGTCCGGAGTCTTTTTCAGAGGACAATGACAAAGTGGAACAATTTACAGGTCTTCCAACATATGGGATTATGATGGCGACGTTCCAGTTTATACGGCCTTATTTAAATTTAAACAGGAAGTTTTCACCTTTCCGGCAGTTCCTGCTGACATGTATGCATCTTCGACTGAACTTAAACTTACAGTTTTTAGCCTACTTATTTTCCATTTCTTTGGAAACTGCATCCAGAGTATTTAGTAACACGTGTGATGTTATGTTCTGTCGCCTCGTTCCGGTGCTGGTGATCTGGCCAGATAGGGAACATTTACGGCAAAGTCTGCCAGTTTCATTTCAACAAAACTTTGAGAAATGTTGCTGTATAATTGACTGTTTTGAAATATTTCAGGAAAAACCGAGTGATGTGGAAACACCGAGAAAAACCTGTTCGCAGAATAAAAGCCACAACTCTTCAAAATATCTGATAGGTATTGCCCCACAAGGCGCGGTTTGTTTCGTTTCTCAGGGGTGGGATGGTCACTGCAGCGACAAACACATAACGGAACATTGCGGATTTCTGGATGAACTTTTGCCAGGGGATCTGATCCTAGCAGACAGAGGGTTTGATGGAGGTGACGCTGTTGGATTGCCTTCTGCAAATGTAAACATTTCTGCGTTTACTCGGGGAACGTCCCAAATGAGCGCGTTGGATGTGGAGGGCACAAGGGCGCTCGCGTCAGCCAGAATCCATGTTGAGAGGGTTATTGGAATGGTTCGTCAGAAATACACAATACTGAGCAATACTGTGCCCATATCTCTTGTACATTCAAAAGATAATGGAATAACATCTTTGGACAAAATAGTACATGTCTGCTGTGCATTGACGAACCTGTCTGACCCCATGATTCTTTTTGAGTGA
- the LOC132894250 gene encoding uncharacterized protein LOC132894250 isoform X4, with translation MQINFSCAEHTDVRCPSEAGKQDTGKKSNHPLSPDYVPSIFTHKKSSAKQKNTKALQKSEKRQNLKKRKRGSRKQVTAECAVLGLRDTDVTTPSECSTDSTELSPEVADLKDEGSAEALDENEALPFELECRILRKENRTLKEQLKKYSLCPESFSEDNDKVEQFTGLPTYGIMMATFQFIRPYLNLNRKFSPFRQFLLTCMHLRLNLNLQFLAYLFSISLETASRVFSNTCDVMFCRLVPVLVIWPDREHLRQSLPVSFQQNFEKCCCIIDCFEIFQEKPSDVETPRKTCSQNKSHNSSKYLIGIAPQGAVCFVSQGWDGHCSDKHITEHCGFLDELLPGDLILADRGFDGGDAVGLPSANVNISAFTRGTSQMSALDVEGTRALASARIHVERVIGMVRQKYTILSNTVPISLVHSKDNGITSLDKIVHVCCALTNLSDPMILFE, from the coding sequence GGAAGAAAAGTAATCACCCCCTGTCACCTGATTATGTGCCGAGCATTTTCACACACAAAAAGtcgtctgcaaaacaaaaaaacacaaaagcATTGCAGAAGTCTGAAAAGCGACAAAACCTGAAGAAAAGGAAACGTGGAAGTAGAAAACAAGTTACAGCAGAATGTGCAGTGCTTGGCCTTCGAGACACTGACGTAACCACTCCTTCTGAATGCTCCACGGATTCCACTGAATTATCTCCTGAAGTTGCAGATCTCAAAGATGAAGGAAGTGCAGAAGCTTTAGATGAAAATGAAGCATTGCCTTTTGAGCTTGAATGCAGAATCCTGAGGAAGGAAAATCGTACTTTGAAGGAACAACTGAAAAAATACTCTCTCTGTCCGGAGTCTTTTTCAGAGGACAATGACAAAGTGGAACAATTTACAGGTCTTCCAACATATGGGATTATGATGGCGACGTTCCAGTTTATACGGCCTTATTTAAATTTAAACAGGAAGTTTTCACCTTTCCGGCAGTTCCTGCTGACATGTATGCATCTTCGACTGAACTTAAACTTACAGTTTTTAGCCTACTTATTTTCCATTTCTTTGGAAACTGCATCCAGAGTATTTAGTAACACGTGTGATGTTATGTTCTGTCGCCTCGTTCCGGTGCTGGTGATCTGGCCAGATAGGGAACATTTACGGCAAAGTCTGCCAGTTTCATTTCAACAAAACTTTGAGAAATGTTGCTGTATAATTGACTGTTTTGAAATATTTCAGGAAAAACCGAGTGATGTGGAAACACCGAGAAAAACCTGTTCGCAGAATAAAAGCCACAACTCTTCAAAATATCTGATAGGTATTGCCCCACAAGGCGCGGTTTGTTTCGTTTCTCAGGGGTGGGATGGTCACTGCAGCGACAAACACATAACGGAACATTGCGGATTTCTGGATGAACTTTTGCCAGGGGATCTGATCCTAGCAGACAGAGGGTTTGATGGAGGTGACGCTGTTGGATTGCCTTCTGCAAATGTAAACATTTCTGCGTTTACTCGGGGAACGTCCCAAATGAGCGCGTTGGATGTGGAGGGCACAAGGGCGCTCGCGTCAGCCAGAATCCATGTTGAGAGGGTTATTGGAATGGTTCGTCAGAAATACACAATACTGAGCAATACTGTGCCCATATCTCTTGTACATTCAAAAGATAATGGAATAACATCTTTGGACAAAATAGTACATGTCTGCTGTGCATTGACGAACCTGTCTGACCCCATGATTCTTTTTGAGTGA